In the Novosphingobium sp. 9U genome, TGCGCCGTGAGCTGCTGCGCGATGCCCGGGTCATCGGACACTCGGACGCCGTGCGCATCGTCGAGAGCTCGGCAGTGACTGCACCCGTGGCGTTCGGAGTGTTCGACCGGGTTGTGGCGCTGCCGCGCGGGTTCCTGGCCGACGCGGACTCCGACGCTTCCGATTTCGCGATCACGCATGAGCTGGAGCATCACGCTGGCAACGACCTCATCGCGAACATCGCCGTGCAGCCGCTGTTCGCGCTCCACTGGTTCAACCCTCTGGCATGGGCGGCCTGGCGGGCCTTGCGCAGCGACCAGGAGGCTGCCTGCGATGCGCGGGTCATGGCCGGCCGCACCCGGCGCGAGCGTGAGCGCTATGGGCGGCTGATCGCCTCGTTCGCCGCGAACTCGCGCTTCGCACTGGCTGCGCCGATGGCGGGGCCGCTCACGGGCGACAAGCCGATCATCCATCGGCTCAAGGCTCTGGTGCGCAACGATGTGCCGGAACGCCACCGCTTGCTCGGGCGCAGCCTGTTCGCAGTCTCGATCGTCGCCGTGCCTTTGACCGCCTCGGTGACCTATGCAGCGCAGGAGGCGGAAGACTCCGTGCTGGAGCCGGCTGTTCCCGCCTCGGCGGTGGACCCTCAGGCGTTCGTCGCGCCGGTGACGCCACAAGCCGGAGTGACCGAACGTACCGCCTCTACCCAGGGCGACGAGGGTCGGCACCGCTGGGTGCAGCAAGAGGCCGTCACCCGGGACGGCACGACCGTTCACGTCACGTCGCATCGCCCGCTCTCCGAGCAGGAGCTGGAGCGCACCATCGAGAACTCTCGCCGCGTCGAAGCCGACGCCGCAAGGGTCGAGCGCGAGGCAGAGCGGTTCAGCCGGCAAGCCGAACGTGATGCCGCCCGCGCGGAACGCGATGCTGAGAGGCAAACTCGCGTGGCGCTGGCACAGGCTCCCAAGGTCATGCAGTCGGTGTCGGCGGACGGCAAAGTGCAAACGCTGCGGATCGTCACGCCGGCGCGTCCTGGCCGGCCGCAGTTCACGCGCACCATGGTGATCGATGGCAACTGCCCGGCTGGCCAACAACGCTACGCACGCGCCGAGGCCGATGGCGCCGTCGCAGAGTCGCACGTGTGCACCGGGGCGCCCGATACCTCACGCCATGTCGCGATCGCCCTGCGCCAGGCTCGCGCCTCCGTGGCAGCGAACCCGCACATCTCGGCGGAGGTCCGCAGCGAAATCCTCAGAGACATGGACGAGGAGATCGCCGGAGCCATGCACGAGCACGACTAGGCGCCTCGATCGCTAGCGCCAGCGGAGCCGGTCTTCGGTGAGCTGATTGACGCTGGTGACGCCCATCAGCCGCATCCCGCGCTCGATCTCGTCCTTGAGCAGGGCAATGGCGCGTTCGACGCCTTCCTGGCCGGCCGCTGCCAGCGCATAGAGGTAAAGCCGCCCGCCCGAGGCGCAATCCGCGCCGGCACACAGCGCCTTGAGCACGTGGGTGCCGCGGCGAATTCCACCGTCGCAGATGATCTCTATCTCACCGCCGACCGCATCGACGATCTCGCGCACTTGATCGAAGGGCGATCGGCTGCCGTCCAGCTGCCGGCCGCCGTGGTTGGAGATCATGATGGCATCGGCGCCGATCTCCACGGCGCGGCGCGCGTCGGCCGCGCTCATCACGCCCTTCAGGCAGAAGGTGCCGCCCCACTCGTTGCGGATCTGCTCGGCGGTCTGCCAGGTCATGGAGCTGTCGAGCATGGTGTTGAAGTAGCCTGCGATCGAGACCGCTTCGCCGCTGCCGGTGCTGACGTGGGTGTCGAGATTGGGCAGGGCGAACTTCTCCCGCAGTAGGTAGTCCAGCGCCCAGCGCGGCTTGGCCGCGTAGGACAGTGCCGAGGAGGGCGTGAAGCGTGGCGGCGAGGTGAAGCCGCTGCGCGCGCACCGCTCGCGCTTGCCTGAGACGATGGTGTCGACCGTCAGGGCGATCGCGTCGAACTTGGCCGCCTGGCAGCGCTGGATCATCGAGGCGTTCAGCCCCTTGTCTTTGTGAACGTAGAGCTGGAACATCTTGGGGGTGGAGACCAGCGCGCCGATCTCTTCGATGGAGACGGTCGCCAGGCTGGAAATGCCGAACCACAGCCCGAACTTCTCCGCCGCCTTGGCGACCGCGCGCTCGCCTTGCCAGTGGAAGACGCGCTGCAAAGCCGTGGGAGACAGGATCAGGGGCAGGGCGCTGCGGCGACCCATGATGGTGACGGAGGTATCGATCTCCGCCACGCCGGCGAGCACGTCTGGCACAAGGTCGGCATCGTCGAAGGCGGCGGTGTTGCGCAGCTTGGTGATTTCATCGTCCGCAGCCCCGTCGATATAGTCGAACACCGGCCAGGGCAGGCGCTGCTGGGCAAGCTTACGGAAGTCGGCGATGTTGTGACAATCGGTCAGGCGCATGGCGCGGGTCTAAACTGCTGTGAGCGCCTGGCGCAATCGTGTCGGCTCTACTTAGTCGGCTGCACGACCGGGTTCGATGTGAACACCGGAGCCGCCTTGCTCTGCGGGGCCGGTGGATCGTTCGTCACAGCCGGGTCGGGCGTAATGCGCGCATCCTGCCCGCCACCTTCACTCGCGCGCTTCTCCTGCTCGATATGCTGCGCGACGATCGTCTCGGTCGCGGGCGAGGCGGGGTAGGGGCAATTGCGGGCGGCGCCCACACCCTTGAGGAAGCCGCGCCGGGCAAGCCCAGCCTGGATTGCGCCGCGAATGGCGCGCTCCTGCCGGTTGGCACCGGACACCTCCCGGATCAGCGAGCGGAACGGGATGAAAGTGCCGACAGCCCATTGCGCGATGCGGCCCTTGCTCAGCCGCGCCCGCTCGGCTTGCGGCAAGTCGAGGTCGGGACCCAGGATCGCATCGAGCTCACTGACGGCCGCGCTCAGCTGCTTGCAGGTATCGAGGTTCTGCAGCGCATAGGGGCGCACCTCGGCCTCGGCGAGCAGCGCGGGAATCTCTGTACGGCTGAGATTGAGGTCGGTCATCGGCGTCTTGGCGACGTCCACCGCGTCGGGTTCGCGATCGGTGATCGGCCTGGGTTCGTCGCGCGCGAGCGCCGGCGAGGCGATCAGCACCGGCACTACCATCGAGATCCACCTAGTCCGCATTACACTCCCTGGCCGTCGCATGTCCTTCAGGTGCAAGCGGCTATCAGCTCTTCAGATCGGCGAAGGTGTCGCAAGACTCGTCATTGCCGGTTTCAAGCCCTCGCTTCAGCCACTGCATACGCTGTGCGCTTGAACCGTGGGTGAAGCTTTCGGGCGAGACCTGCTGGCCGGCATTGCGCTGAAGGGTATCGTCGCCGATCGCGCTGGCAGCGTTCAGGCCTTCCTCCATGTCGCCTGCCTCGATCAAGTCGCGGTGCTGGCCGGCCCAGACGCCGGCATAGCAATCGGCCTGCAGCTCCATCCGCACCTGCAGCGCATTGGCCTGGCTGCCGCCTGCCTGCTGCTGCGCGCTGTGGACCTGGTCGGCGATGCCGGTGAGCTTCTGGACATGGTGCCCATACTCATGCGCGATCACATAGTAGCGGGCAAAATCGCCGCCGGCGCCCAGCTGCTTGTCGAGCTGGTCGTAGAAGCTGGTGTCGATGTAGATGCCCTGGTCAGCCGGGCAGTAGAACGGACCCATCGCGCTTTGTGCAGCGCCGCAGCCCGATCGGGTGCCGCCTTGGTAGAAGTGCAGGATCGGCTGCTCGAAGGTGAGGTTCGCCTTCTGGAACAACGGCGCCCAGGTGCGATTGAGCGAATCCAGCGCATTGCACGCCTCCGTGGCGTACGCGTTGCGGCTGCAGATGGTGCTCGCGTCGGTACTGGTCGGCTCGCTCTGCGAAGGCCCGACTTGCTGTGAGCCCTCGATCGCGCCGATCATCTGGCCGGGATCGATCCCGAAGACGACCGCGCCGATGAGCGCGATGACGAGTGTACCGCAGCCGAGCTTGCCTCCCCCGCCACCCGGAAAGCCCGAGCCACCTTCGGTCACGCGGATGTTGCTTGGATCGAAGGGATTGAGTCTCACGCTGGTACTGCCTCTCGGTTGCTCGTTGCGTGCGGCGCGCGTCGGTCAAAGCTCCACCGGCTCGCTTTGTTCCCTGCAATGAGCACTGCTGAACACATCGTGCGGCTTTGATGCATCTGCTCGGGTTTTTCTGTCACTTGGCCTTGATTTCTACCCGGTTAATCGTCCTAGTCTGCGCCGGTCGAACCCACATTGGACTGCATGAACAGGGGCAAAGCGAGACTCGCCATCCGGGCGGCGCTGAAAGGCGCGATGCTGACGCTTGCCTTGGCGGCAGGGGCCGGACCGGTGCTTTCGGCTGCTCCGTCGAAAGCCGATCGCGAGCTTGAGGAACGCTTGCGCGCACATATCCAGGTGCTGGCCAGCGACGAGTTCGAGGGTCGTGAGCCCGGAACCGAGGGTGAGGCCAAGACGCTGCGCTACCTCGGCAAGGAGTGGTTCAACATCGGGCTGGTCTCTGGCACCAACGATCCGGGCCACGAGTGGTTTGCGCCCGTGACACTGATCGCCCGGGAGCCTGCCGGATACGCCGCGCAGTTCCTGGTCAAGGGGCGCAGGTTCGCCGTCGCCAAGGATCAGGTCCTCGTGCTGACCTCCGGCAAGCGCAGCCTGGTGCGCGAGGCGCCGCTGCTGTTCGTGGGCAAGGCGAGCAGTCCGGAGTTCACGCGTAACGAACTGGCGGGCCGTGTTGCCGTGCTACTCGACGGTGTTGCCCCCGAAGACAGTCCGGAGGTCAGCGCCCGCCAGAACCAACTCCTGGCGCAAGGCGCGTCCGCGGTGCTGACGGTGCTCGACGGCCAGCGCTCGCTCGAACAGGTCAGTGCCCGCCGTCAACGGACCGGCTATGCGCTGTCCCAAGAGACACTGGGTGGGGATCTGGAGGCGTTCATCACGCGTGACGCCATGGCGGCGCTGATGAAGGGCACGGGGCGGACACTAGCCGACTTGTCCAATGCGGCGACCCAGCCGGGCTTCGTGCCCGTGCCGCTGGACCTGTCGGTGACGCTGGAGGCGACCACCCAAGAGACGACGATCCGCACGCACAACCTGATCGGCAAGCTGCCCGGTCGGCGGCCGGAGTCCGGCGCGGTGCTGCTTTTGGCGCATTGGGACCACTTCGGCATCTGTGCCGAGCCGCCGGCCGAGGACCTGATCTGCAACGGTGCAATTGACAATGCCAGCGGCGTGGCCGCGCTGACGGAGGTCGCGCGCCGCCTCGCTCGCGGGCCGCAGATGGATCGGGACGTCTACTTCCTGGCGACCACCGCCGAGGAGCTCGGGCTGATCGGCGCGCACGCCTTTGCCGAGAACCCGCCGCTGCCGCCCGACCAGATTGTCGCTGCCTTTAACATCGACAGCGTGGCGATCGCCCCGCGCGGCTCCCCCTTCGCCATCGTCGGACGCGGCATGACGCCGCTCGACACGCAGATCGCCGAAGTCGCCAGGGCCGAGCGGATGACGCTGGTGCCGGGCAGCGAGGCCAACGAATTCGTCAAGCGGCAGGACGGCTGGGCCTTGCTGCAGCACGATATACCTGCCGTCATGGTGACGACAGCGTATGGCAAGATCGACCGCATGCGCGCGTTCTTCGATGGCGACTATCACCGCCCCAGCGACGATCTGTCGCACCCGCTGGAACTCGGCGGTGCGGCCGACGATGTCCGGATGTTGACGGCGCTCACCCGGCGGTTCGCCGATGCGCGGCGGGTTCCCGCAAAGACGAAATGATGCCCTAGCGGTCTGAGCTCCGCTTGTTTACATGGGCCGCCACGAATCCGGACCGGAGACAAGGCACATCATGGAAATATCGCTCGGGCTCACTTTTGACGATGTCCTGCTGCGCCCGGCGAAGTCCGACATCGTCCCGACCCAGGCCGACACCCGTACGCGGCTGACGCGTGAGATCGGGCTGAACATCCCGGTGATCTCCTCGGCGATGGACACCGTCACCGAAGGCGACATGGCGATCGTCATGGCGCAGATGGGCGGCATCGGCGTGCTCCACCGCAATCTCACCATCGAAGAGCAGTGCGCTGCAGTGCGCTCGGTCAAGCGGTTCGAGAGCGGCATGGTGGTCAACCCCATCACGATCTCGCCGAATGCGACACTCGGTGATGCGCAGGCCTTGATGAGCCAGCACCGCATCAGCGGGATCCCCGTCGTCGAGCAGCCGGGCGGCAAGCTGGTCGGCATCCTCACCAACCGCGACGTGCGCTTTGCCGCCAATCCGTTGCAGCCGGTGTCCGAGCTGATGACGCGCGACAACCTCGCAACCGTTGGCCTTGGCGTCACGCAGGAGGAGGCGCGCCGCCAGCTCCACCAGCGCCGGATCGAGAAGCTGCTGGTGGTGGACGACGACTTCCGCTGCATCGGCCTGATCACGGTGAAGGACATCGAGAAGGCGGTCATGTACCCCAGCGCCACCAAGGATGCTGCGGGTCGCCTGCGCGTTGCTGCGGCGACCACCGTGGGCGACAAGGGCTTCGAGCGCACCGAGGCGCTGCTTGCGGCCGAGTGCGACGTGATCGTCATCGATACGGCGCATGGGCACAACGCCGACGTCGCGCGCGCGGTGGAGCGGGTGAAGCGGCTGTCGAACTCGGCGCAGGTTATCGCCGGCAACATCGCCACGGCCGAGGCGGCACGTGCGCTGATCGATGCAGGCGCGGACGCCCTCAAGGTCGGTATCGGGCCGGGCTCGATCTGCACCACCCGCATCGTCGCGGGTGTCGGCGTCCCACAGCTGACGGCTGTCATGGAAGCGGCGGAAGAGGCCGAGAAGTCGGGTGTGCCGGTCATCGCCGACGGTGGCCTACGGACCTCGGGTGACGCCGCGAAGGCACTGGCGGCGGGCGCATCGACGATCATGATCGGTTCGATGCTGGCCGGAACCGAAGAGGCTCCGGGCGAGACCTTCCTGTACCAGGGTCGCGCCTACAAGTCGTACCGGGGCATGGGCTCCGTGGGCGCGATGGGCCGCGGCTCCGCCGACCGCTACTTCCAAGGCGACATCAAGGACCAGATGAAGCTGGTGCCCGAAGGCATCGAGGGCCAGGTGCCCTACAAGGGCCCCGCGCGCGACGTGATCCACCAGCTGGTGGGCGGCGTGAAGGCGGCGATGGGCTACACCGGTTCCGCCACGATCGAGGACTTGCGCCGCAACTCCAAGTTCATCCGCATCACCGGTGCGGGCCTGCGCGAGAGCCATGTCCACGACGTCACCATCACCCGCGAGGCGCCCAATTACCCGACGCGGTAAACACGCGCGCGAGCGCAGCGTCGGGCCCTTCAACCTCCCCTCCCGCTTGCGGGAGGGGCCGGGGGAGGGCTTGTTCGCCAAGCTCGCCCGCTATTTGAGACAAGCCCTCCCCAAACCCCTCCCGCAGGCGGGAGGGGCTTCTTGACCCCCGCCGCCCGCGTCCAGGCTGCGATCGAGATTCTCGACCTCGTCATCGCGGCCGCCCGCAACAACGGCGCGCCGGCCGACCGCATCGTCGCAGACTGGTTCAAGGCTCGGCGCTTCGCCGGCAGCGGGGACCGGCGCGCCGTGCGCGACCTCGTGTTCCGCACCATTCGCGCGTGCGGCGAAGTGCCTGAAAACGGCCGCGCGGCCATGCTACTCCTGGCCGCAGGCGACGCCACGCTGTCCGATCTTTTCGACGGCTCTCGCCACGCACCTGCGCCCATAGCGTCGCATGAGGTACCAGCGCACTCCGGTGTCGCTCCCGCGTGGCTGGTCGAGGCGCTGGCCCTAAGCGGAATCGATGGCCCGGAAGCCACAGCCTTGCTCGATCGCGCCCCGCTCGACATCCGCGTCAACATGTTGCGTGCCGGTCGCGCGGAGCTTCCGCCCGGTGGAGAGCGCACGGTGGCGCCGAACGGCTGGCGGTACCCACACGGCACGCCTATCGAGGACACGGCAGCCTGGCGCGAAGGCATGATCGAAGTGCAGGACACCGGCTCGCAACTGGCTTGCGAGGCGGCGTCCGCCCGCCCCGGCGAAAGCGTGATCGACTTGTGCGCAGGCGGCGGGGGCAAGACCCTGGCGCTCGCCGCGGCGATGGAGGGATTGGGACGGCTGCTGGCGACCGACACCGACCGCACGCGCTTGTCGCGTCTGCCACCCCGGGCCGAGCGCGCCGGCGCGAACCTGATCGAGATCCGCCTGCTCGACCCGAACCGCGAAGCACAGCAGCTTGCCGACTGGCAGGGACAGGCGGACGCGGTGCTGGTCGACGCGCCATGCTCGGGCACCGGCACCTGGCGCCGCAATCCAGAGGCGCGCTGGCGGCTGACGCCTTCGCAGTTGGAGCGGTACGTGGCCGTCCAAGCGCGACTGCTGGACGTCGCCGCCACGCTCGTCCGCCCCGGTGGTCGTCTGATCTACGTCACCTGCTCGCTCCTCGATGCCGAGGGCGCGGGCCAAGCCCAGGCCTTTCTCGACCGCGTCGGACCGGGCTGGACCGCCGAACCGCTCGCGCTGCCGGCAGGACGACCGCGCGGGCCCGGTGTGCGGCTCACGCCCGGGCATGACGGTACCGACGGCTTTTTCATCGCGCGCTTTCGTGCGCTGTGATAGCGGTAGGGGAAATGACCAAGACATCGCTCTCGGCCAAGGACATCTTGATGCGCTACACCCCCGTTGCACTCGCTCTTTCCCTCGCCGTTGCCATCAGTTCCAGCGTTCTCCACTCTGCCCCGACCGACGCCCTCAATAGCCGTGCCGCAGCGCTCCTGGCACAGGGTCGCGGTGAGTTGACGGCGGGTCGGACCGAGGCGGCGGTCGGCGCCTTCGAGGCCGCGTTGACGGTGCAGCCTGGCAATGCACAGATCCTGATAGAACTCGCGGCAGCCACCCGGCGGATGGGCCTGCAAGGCAAGGCGATTCACTACTATCGCCAGGCGCTCGACACCGATCCACGCAACCTGGCCGCCATCGCGGGTGAGGGTGCCGCGCTCGCCGAGAAGGGCGCGACGGAGAAGGCGAACCGCAATCTAGCACGGCTGAAGACGCTGTGCGGCGGGGACTGCGCGGAAACGCGCCAGCTCGCAGCCGTGATCGCTCGTGGACCAGCGCCACGCGTGGTGAGCGCCGCGGCGATCACGCCCAAGCCGGTCGTTTCGGAGAACTGAGACCATCTGCGTTGGCGTCGTCCCGGGTCGAGCCCGGGACGACGTGGTCGTCAGATCAGCGAACGAAACTCATCGAGCACAGTCCGGTAGACGCGCTTCTTGAACGGCACGATCATTTCGGGCAGCAACTCGGGCTCTAGCCACTGCCACTCGCAGAATTCGGGCGGTTTGTGCGCGTTGAGATCGATATCGGCATCGTCGCCTTCGAAGCGAGCCAGGAACCAGGTCTGGCTCTGGCCGCGGTACTTGCCGCCCCACAGCTTGCCCATCAGGTGCTCGGGCAAGTCGTAGAGCAACTCCTCCTTGGTCTGCGCGAGGAGGCTGACGTGCTTCTCCTTGACCCCGGTCTCCTCCCACAACTCCCGCAGGACGGCAGTGCGCAAGTCCTCGCCGTCATCGACGCCGCCCTGCGGCATCTGCCACCAGTCGCCTTCGCGATTGTCGATACGCTTGCCGACGAACGCCTTGCCGCGGGCGTTCACCAGCATAACACCCACGCAGGGGCGGTACGGCAGGCGAGAAAAGTCAGTCATCGGTGTGGGTGATCTCGAACTGTGGAAGAGCCGGCGCGTCTGCCGAAACGGCATTCGGCTGCGCGCGCGTAATCGACAATGGCGCAGGTACCGGCTCTTGACCAGTCGCTTTTATCGGCCTCTAGCGAGGCTGGAGTTTGGCCGGCAATGGATTTTCTAAATTGCCGCGTGGGTTGATCGGGATCAGGGGCGATCTCACTTAGATGGACAGGGCGGGGGCGCAACTCATAACGCAGCGCCGCGCCCGGCTTTAGAGGACTATCATGGCAACACTTCCCGCCGAGCAGGACAGCGCGACCGTGGCGGCAACCGATGCGCCCGAGGCCGTTGTGGTGCGTTTCGCTGGCGATTCCGGTGACGGCATGCAGCTGACCGGTGGGCAGTTCACCTTGTCCACGGCGCTGGCGGGCAACGACCTTTCGACCTTCCCGGACTTCCCGGCCGAGATCCGCGCCCCGCAGGGCACGCTGTTCGGCGTCTCCGCGTTCCAGATCAACTTCGGCTCGACCGAGATCACCACCGCGGGCGATGCTCCCGACGTGCTCGTCGCGATGAACCCGGCGGCGCTGAAGACCAACGTCCAGGCGCTGAAGCCCGGTGGCCTGATCATCGCCGACACCGGTGAGTTCAACAAGCGCAACATGGAGAAGGCCAAGTACGAAGCCTCTCCATTCGAGGACGGCAGCCTCGCCAAGTGGGAGGTCATGGCCTTCGATATCAGCGCGTTGACGCTCGAAGCGGTAAAGCCGTTCGGCCTTGGCAACAAGGAAGCGCTGCGCTGCAAGAACATGTGGACGCTGGGCCTTGCACTCTGGATGTTCGACCGCGATCGCCAGCCGCTGATCGACTGGCTCAACGGCAAGTTCGCCAAGAACCCGATTCTGGCCCAGGCCAACATCGCCGCGCTGAACGCTGGCCATGCCTATGGCGAGACGGCAGAATTGGCCGGGCCGCTCAAGAAGCTGCACCTGGATCCCGTGCCATCGGCACCCGGGCTCTACCGCACCATCACCGGCGCGGAAGCGGTATCGCTCGGCCTGGTTGCCGGCGCGCAGCTGGCGAACCTGCCGATGTTCTTCGGCGGCTACCCGATCACCCCGGCCTCGGCGATCCTGCACAACTTGGTAAAGATGAAGGAGTTCGGGGTCACGACCTTCCAGGCCGAGGACGAGATCGCCGCGATCTGCGCTGCAATCGGTGCGTCTTATGCCGGGCAGCTGGGCGTGACCTCGTCGTCGGGCCCCGGCATCGCGCTCAAGGGCGAGGCCATGGGCCTGGCGATCATGACCGAGCTGCCGCTGGTCATTGTCAACTCGCAGCGTGGCGGCCCTTCGACCGGCCTGCCGACCAAGACCGAGCAGTCGGACCTCTACCAGGCGGTTTACGGCCGCAACGGCGATGCTCCCATGCCGGTGATCGCCACTCGCTCACCCGCCGACGCGTTCGAGTGTGCGATCGAGGCGGTGCGCCTTGCGACCGAGTACATGACCCCGGTCATGCTGCTGACCGACGGCTACATCGCCAACGCGTCCGAGCCATGGAAGGTGCCCGATCCGGCCAGCTTCGCGCCGTTCCCGAAGACCTTCCTGGAAGAGACGAACAACCCCGAAGGCCGCGTCCTGCCCTTTAAGCGCGACGATCAGGGCGTTCGCCCTTGGATCAAGCCCGGGACGCCCGGTCTGATGCACCGCATCGGCGGCATCGAAAAGGCGATCGACAGCGGTAACATCGATTACGCCCCCAATACCCACCAGTCGCAGACCGACGCCCGCGCCGCCAAGGTCAAGGGCATCGCCGCTGCCATTCCGGCGCAGGATGTCACGCTCGGCGAGGCTTCGGGCAAGCTGGCGGTGGTCGGCTGGGGTTCGACCTTCGGGCCCATCCACCAGGCCGTGCGCCGTGCCCGCCGCAAGGGCCTGGACGTGCACCACATCCACGTGCGCCACATCTGGCCGCTGCCGGCGAACCTAGGCGAGTTGCTGGGCTCTTACGACAACGTGCTGGTGCCCGAGATGAACACCGGCCAGTTCAAGACCGTGCTGCGCGACCAATTTCTCGTGGACGCGGTGCCGCTGAACAAGGTGTCGGGTCAGCCCTTCGCCATTGCCGAGATCGAGGCTGCGATCGCCAAGTTCTTCGACAGCGTTCCGGGCAACGAAGGCGGCGAGGTCTTCGTCAACGAAGGCCAGCTGCCCAGCCCCGAAGCGCACAACGACTGATAAGCGGGACGAACCCCATGAACGACATGACCCCTATCCAGACCACGCTCAAGGACTGGGAAACCGACCAGGAAGTGCGCTGGTGCCCGGGCTGCGGCGACTACGCGATCTTGAAGGCCGTGCAGCGTACACTGCCGATGATCGGCGCCGACCCGGCGAACACCGTGTTCGTCTCCGGCATCGGCTGCTCGAGCCGCTTCCCGTACTATGTCGAGAGCTACGGCTTTCACACCATTCACGGCCGCGCGCCCGCGTTCGCGACCGGCATTAAGCTGGCGAATCCAGACCTGAATGTTTGGATCGTCACCGGCGACGGCGATGGCATGTCGATCGGCGGCAATCACACGATGCACGTGCTGCGCCGCAATCTCGACTGCCAAATCCTGCTGTTCAACAACGAGATATACGGCCTCACCAAGGGCCAGTTCTCGCCCACCAGCCGTCCCGGCACGACCTCGCCGACGACGCCGCTCGGCTCCTACGACCGTCCGGCAAGCCCTTGCGCCTTTGCGCTCGGCGCCGGCGCTCGGTTCATCGCGCGTGCCTTCGACGTATCGAAGGAACTGCCGAACACTCTGATCGCGGCGCATGCGCACAAGGGCGCAGCGTTCGTGGAGATTTTCCAGAACTGCATTGTCTACAACAAGGATCGCTTCGACGACTTCACGTCCAAGGGCACCGAGGACATGCAGCTGTGGTGCAAGCATGGCGAGCCGCTGCTGTTTGGCAATCCCAAGACCGGTCCGCTCAAGGGTCTCTCGCTCGATCTCGATACGCTGTCGCTGAAGGTGGTCGAGGTCATAGACGGCGACTGGCAGGCAGCCGGCGTGGTCGTGCACAACGTGCGCAATCGCGGTTTGGCGCACATGCTCGTCGAGATGCCCCACGGTCCGTTCCCCATGGCGCTGGGCACGATCTACGACGATCCGGCGCCGACCTTCGAGGGTTCGGTTGCGCTCGAGAAGCAGCAGGCGACCGCGGGCAAGACGGCCGACCTCGCCAAGCTGCTC is a window encoding:
- a CDS encoding RNA pyrophosphohydrolase produces the protein MTDFSRLPYRPCVGVMLVNARGKAFVGKRIDNREGDWWQMPQGGVDDGEDLRTAVLRELWEETGVKEKHVSLLAQTKEELLYDLPEHLMGKLWGGKYRGQSQTWFLARFEGDDADIDLNAHKPPEFCEWQWLEPELLPEMIVPFKKRVYRTVLDEFRSLI
- a CDS encoding 2-oxoacid:acceptor oxidoreductase subunit alpha, with amino-acid sequence MATLPAEQDSATVAATDAPEAVVVRFAGDSGDGMQLTGGQFTLSTALAGNDLSTFPDFPAEIRAPQGTLFGVSAFQINFGSTEITTAGDAPDVLVAMNPAALKTNVQALKPGGLIIADTGEFNKRNMEKAKYEASPFEDGSLAKWEVMAFDISALTLEAVKPFGLGNKEALRCKNMWTLGLALWMFDRDRQPLIDWLNGKFAKNPILAQANIAALNAGHAYGETAELAGPLKKLHLDPVPSAPGLYRTITGAEAVSLGLVAGAQLANLPMFFGGYPITPASAILHNLVKMKEFGVTTFQAEDEIAAICAAIGASYAGQLGVTSSSGPGIALKGEAMGLAIMTELPLVIVNSQRGGPSTGLPTKTEQSDLYQAVYGRNGDAPMPVIATRSPADAFECAIEAVRLATEYMTPVMLLTDGYIANASEPWKVPDPASFAPFPKTFLEETNNPEGRVLPFKRDDQGVRPWIKPGTPGLMHRIGGIEKAIDSGNIDYAPNTHQSQTDARAAKVKGIAAAIPAQDVTLGEASGKLAVVGWGSTFGPIHQAVRRARRKGLDVHHIHVRHIWPLPANLGELLGSYDNVLVPEMNTGQFKTVLRDQFLVDAVPLNKVSGQPFAIAEIEAAIAKFFDSVPGNEGGEVFVNEGQLPSPEAHND
- a CDS encoding 2-oxoacid:ferredoxin oxidoreductase subunit beta, producing the protein MNDMTPIQTTLKDWETDQEVRWCPGCGDYAILKAVQRTLPMIGADPANTVFVSGIGCSSRFPYYVESYGFHTIHGRAPAFATGIKLANPDLNVWIVTGDGDGMSIGGNHTMHVLRRNLDCQILLFNNEIYGLTKGQFSPTSRPGTTSPTTPLGSYDRPASPCAFALGAGARFIARAFDVSKELPNTLIAAHAHKGAAFVEIFQNCIVYNKDRFDDFTSKGTEDMQLWCKHGEPLLFGNPKTGPLKGLSLDLDTLSLKVVEVIDGDWQAAGVVVHNVRNRGLAHMLVEMPHGPFPMALGTIYDDPAPTFEGSVALEKQQATAGKTADLAKLLGKGQTWTVEPEAAHGLMD